In the Calditerricola satsumensis genome, CGCGCAACAAGCTGGTCGTCATCACCGGGCTGTCGGGGTCGGGCAAGTCGTCGCTGGCCTTTGACACGATCTACGCCGAGGGGCAGCGCCGCTACGTGGAGTCGCTGTCGGCCTACGCCCGCCAGTTCCTCGGCCTGATGGAGAAGCCCGACGTCGACGCCATCGAGGGGCTGTCGCCAGCCATCTCCATTGACCAGAAGACCACCAGCCGCAATCCCCGCTCCACCGTGGGCACGGTGACGGAAATCTACGACTACCTGCGCCTCCTGTACGCCCGCATCGGGAAGGCCCACTGCCCGGTCCACGGCGTCGAGATTTCCGCCCAGACCGTCGAGCAGATGGTCGACCGCCTGCTGGCCTACCCCGAGCGGACGCGGATGCAGATCCTCGCCCCCCTCGTGCGCGGGCGCAAGGGCGAGCATGCCAGGCTGCTCGAGGCGGTGCGCAAGCAGGGGTTTGTGCGCGTGCGCGTCGACGGCGAGGTGCGCGACCTGGGCGAGCCGATCCAGCTGGAGAAGAACAAGAAGCACACCATCGAGGTGGTCGTCGACCGCATCGTCATCAAGGACGGCATCCGGTCGCGCCTGGCCGATTCCCTCGAGACGGCCCTCAAGCTGGCCGAGGGACAGGTCGTCGTCGACGTTGTCGGGCAGGAGGAGCTCTTCTTCAGCGAGAACCTGGCCTGTCCGGAGTGCGGGTTCAGTTTGGGTGAGCTGGAGCCGCGCCTCTTTTCCTTTAACAGCCCCTACGGCGCCTGTCCGGCCTGCGACGGCCTGGGGGTGAAACAGGAGGTGGACGTCGACCTGGTCATCCCCGACCCGTCGAAGACGCTGGCCGAGGGGGCCATCGAGCCGTGGGCCGGATCGTCGTTGACGTACTACCCGCAGCTCCTGGCCGCGGCGTGCGCCCACTTTGGCATCCCGATGGACGTGCCGGTGCGCGAGCTGGATCCGGAGCTGCTCGACCTTCTCCTCTATGGCGCGCCGAATGACCGCATCCGCTTCCGCTACGAGAACGAGTTTGGCCAGGTGAAGGAGACGGTTATCCCCTTTGAAGGCGTGATCCCAAACATCGCCCGCCGCTACCGCGACACGACGTCGGAGCACGTGCGGGAGATGCTGGAGGCGTACATGGCCCAGAAACCGTGCCCGGCGTGCGGCGGCGCGCGCCTGAAGCCGGAGAGCCTCGCCGTCACCGTCGGCGGGAAAACAATAGCCGAGGTGACGAGCCTCTCGGTGGCCGAGGCGCGGGACTTTTTCCGCAACCTTGAGCTGACGGAGAAGGAGAAGAGAATCGCCCGCCTCATCCTGAAGGAGATCGACGCCCGCCTGAGCTTCCTCGTCGACGTCGGCCTCGACTACCTGACGCTCAGCCGCGCCGCCGGCACCCTCTCCGGCGGGGAGGCGCAGCGCATCCGCCTGGCCACGCAGATCGGCTCGCGCCTCACCGGGGTGACCTACGTGCTGGACGAGCCGAGCATCGGGCTGCACCAGCGCGACAACGCCAAGCTGATCCGCACCCTGGAGAAGATGCGCGACCTGGGCAACACGCTGATCGTCGTCGAGCACGACGAGGACACCATGTTGGCCGCCGACTACCTCATTGACATCGGGCCGGGGGCGGGGGCCCACGGCGGGCAGGTGGTGGCGGCGGGGACGCCGGAGGAGGTGATGCGCCATCCGACGTCCCTCACCGGCCAGTACCTCAGCGGGCGCAAGTTCATCCCCGTGCCCGAGACGCGGCGCGCGGGAAACGGCCACGCCCTGATCATTCGCGGGGCCCGGGCGCACAACCTCAAGAACATCGACGTGCGCATCCCCCTCGGCCTGTTCGTGTGCGTGACCGGCGTCTCCGGGTCGGGCAAGAGCACGCTGGTTAACGACATCCTCTACAAGGCCCTGGCCCGCGAGCTGCACCGAGCCAAGGAGAAGCCGGAGGCCCACGACGGCATCGAGGGCCTGGAGCACCTCGACAAGGTGATCAACATCGACCAGTCGCCGATCGGCCGCACGCCCCGCTCCAACCCGGCCACCTACACCGGCGTGTTTGACGACATCCGCGAGGTGTTCGCCCAGACGCCCGAGGCGCGCGTGCGCGGGTACACGAAGGGCCGCTTCAGCTTCAACGTCAAGGGCGGCCGCTGCGAGGCGTGCAAGGGCGACGGGATCCTCAAGATCGAGATGCACTTCTTGCCCGACGTCTATGTGCCCTGCGACGTGTGCAAGGGCAAGCGCTACAACCGCGAGACGCTGGAGATCACCTACAAGGGCAAGACCATCGCCGACGTCCTCGAGATGACGGTGGAGGAGGCGCTGGAGTTCTTCCGCAACATCCCGCGCATCCAGCGCAAGCTCGAGACCCTCTACGACGTCGGCCTGGGGTACATGAAGCTGGGCCAGCCGGCGACGACGCTGTCCGGCGGCGAGGCGCAGCGGGTGAAGCTGGCCGCCGAGCTCTACCGCCGAAGCAACGGGCGGACGCTGTACATCCTCGACGAGCCGACGACGGGGCTGCATGTCGACGACGTGGCCCGGCTCCTCAAGGTCCTGCACCGCCTGGTGGACAATGGCGACACCGTGGTGGTGATCGAGCACAACCTCGACGTGATCAAGACGGCCGACTGGATCATCGACCTCGGGCCGGAGGGCGGCGACCGCGGCGGCCAGATTGTGGCCGAGGGGACGCCGGAGGCCATCTGCGCGGTGCCGGCGTCGTACACCGGGCAGTTTCTCAAGCCGATCCTGGAGCGCGACCGGCGTCGGATGCAGGAACGGGAGGCGAGAGCGGCCGAGGAGACGGCGGCCACGCGTTCCGGATAGCGGGAGGGGAGACCATGGAAACGGTGCGCGTGCAGGATCTGGTCAAGGACTTTCAGCTGAAGGTGGTGAGCGGCGCGCGGGGCGTCAAGCGGACCATCGAGACGATGGACATCTGTCGCCCGGGGCTGGAGATGGCCGGGTACTTCACCTACTACCCGGCCGACCGGGTGCAGCTGTTGGGTCGAACGGAATTGACCTTCGCCGAGCAGCTGGATTCCGCGACGCGCCTGGAGCGGTTTCGACGCCTGTGCACGGAGAAGACGCCGTGCATCTGCATCACCCGGGGACAGGAGGTGCCCCCGGAGCTGATCCAGGCCTCGGAGGAGACCGGCGTGCCCGTGCTCTTGTCTCCCTTGCCCACGACGAAGCTGGCCAGCAAGCTGTCCCACTACCTGGAGAACCGCCTGGCCCCGCGGACGACGATTCACGGCGTGCTCGTTGATGTCTACGGCATCGGCATCCTGCTCGTCGGGGCCAGCGGCATTGGCAAGAGCGAGACGGCCCTGGAGCTGGTCAAGCGCGGCCACCGGCTTGTGGCCGACGACGCCGTGGAGATCCGCCAGACGCAGGAGAACGTGCTGATCGGCAGTGCGCCGGAGCTGATCCAGCACCTGCTGGAGATTCGCGGCCTGGGCATCATCAACATCATGACCCTGTTTGGCGCCGGGGCGGTGCGCAACTACAAGCGCATCTCCCTCGTCGTCGAGCTGGAGGCGTGGGACCCGTCCAAGCAGTACGAGCGGCTCGGCCTCGACGAGAAGACGATGAAGATCATGGACACCGAGCTGCCCCTCATCACCATTCCCGTCCGGCCGGGGCGCAATTTGGCCGTCATCATCGAGGTGGCGGCGATGAACTACCGGCTGAAACGGATGGGGTACAACGCCGCGGTGCATTTTTCCAAGCGGCTGACCGACACGATCGAGGAAGCGTCCGTCGAGGACCTGCTGTAAGGCCAGCGCGGCTGGCCAAGAACACAAGGAGGCGAGGCGCGTTGGACCGTTCGCTGGTCATCGATCCGATTGCCTTTTCCATCGGCCCCCTTGACGTCCACTGGTACGGCATCATCCTCGGAACGGCGGCACTGGTGGGCCTGGCCATCGCCGTGCGGGAGGGGAAGCGGCTCGGGCTTTCCCCCGATCTGTTTCTCGACCTGCTCCTCTACGGCGTGCCGCTGGCCATTCTCGGCGCGCGGGCCTATTACGTGCTCTTCCGTTGGGACTACTACAGCCAACATCCGGGCGAGATCCTCGCCGTGTGGAAGGGC is a window encoding:
- the uvrA gene encoding excinuclease ABC subunit UvrA, whose product is MSQEYIVVKGARVHNLKNIDVTIPRNKLVVITGLSGSGKSSLAFDTIYAEGQRRYVESLSAYARQFLGLMEKPDVDAIEGLSPAISIDQKTTSRNPRSTVGTVTEIYDYLRLLYARIGKAHCPVHGVEISAQTVEQMVDRLLAYPERTRMQILAPLVRGRKGEHARLLEAVRKQGFVRVRVDGEVRDLGEPIQLEKNKKHTIEVVVDRIVIKDGIRSRLADSLETALKLAEGQVVVDVVGQEELFFSENLACPECGFSLGELEPRLFSFNSPYGACPACDGLGVKQEVDVDLVIPDPSKTLAEGAIEPWAGSSLTYYPQLLAAACAHFGIPMDVPVRELDPELLDLLLYGAPNDRIRFRYENEFGQVKETVIPFEGVIPNIARRYRDTTSEHVREMLEAYMAQKPCPACGGARLKPESLAVTVGGKTIAEVTSLSVAEARDFFRNLELTEKEKRIARLILKEIDARLSFLVDVGLDYLTLSRAAGTLSGGEAQRIRLATQIGSRLTGVTYVLDEPSIGLHQRDNAKLIRTLEKMRDLGNTLIVVEHDEDTMLAADYLIDIGPGAGAHGGQVVAAGTPEEVMRHPTSLTGQYLSGRKFIPVPETRRAGNGHALIIRGARAHNLKNIDVRIPLGLFVCVTGVSGSGKSTLVNDILYKALARELHRAKEKPEAHDGIEGLEHLDKVINIDQSPIGRTPRSNPATYTGVFDDIREVFAQTPEARVRGYTKGRFSFNVKGGRCEACKGDGILKIEMHFLPDVYVPCDVCKGKRYNRETLEITYKGKTIADVLEMTVEEALEFFRNIPRIQRKLETLYDVGLGYMKLGQPATTLSGGEAQRVKLAAELYRRSNGRTLYILDEPTTGLHVDDVARLLKVLHRLVDNGDTVVVIEHNLDVIKTADWIIDLGPEGGDRGGQIVAEGTPEAICAVPASYTGQFLKPILERDRRRMQEREARAAEETAATRSG
- the hprK gene encoding HPr(Ser) kinase/phosphatase; the protein is METVRVQDLVKDFQLKVVSGARGVKRTIETMDICRPGLEMAGYFTYYPADRVQLLGRTELTFAEQLDSATRLERFRRLCTEKTPCICITRGQEVPPELIQASEETGVPVLLSPLPTTKLASKLSHYLENRLAPRTTIHGVLVDVYGIGILLVGASGIGKSETALELVKRGHRLVADDAVEIRQTQENVLIGSAPELIQHLLEIRGLGIINIMTLFGAGAVRNYKRISLVVELEAWDPSKQYERLGLDEKTMKIMDTELPLITIPVRPGRNLAVIIEVAAMNYRLKRMGYNAAVHFSKRLTDTIEEASVEDLL